Genomic segment of Myxococcus stipitatus:
GCAGCAGGTCCTCGGAGGAGCACGACAGGTAGGTGCGGCAGGCGTCCTCCAGCGCTTCGCGCAGCCACTGGATGAAGCGCGCGGAGACGTCGTTCCGGACCTTGGCGCTCTCGGCGTGGAACCCATCGAGATAGGTCCGCGCGAGCACCGCCATGTGGAGCTGCCAGCCCAGCATGAGGCAGTAGAGGTCCGCGTATCTCCGGGAGGGCTCGCCCGGGTCCCGCGCCTCCATCACCTGGATGAGCTGGAACATCCACTCCTTCACCCGAGGCTCGGAGACTTCGAGCACGGCGAAGATCGAGGTCCGATTCCCCTCCACCCGATACACGAGGTCTTCATTCCCGACCTCGTCCAACAGCCACGACGCGAGCCCCTCGGCGTGCTCCGAGAACTCCGCGATGCGGTCATCCACGGACCCCAGCACGGTGAGGTCGACGCTCTCGAAGGGGCGGAAGAAGATGTGAATCACCCACCAGGCGAAGCCACATCCCAGGAAGTACCTGTGCTGTTCCTTCATCGCCCCTGCCTCCCGCGCACCTCGGACTAGCGTGCGGGCAATCGGAAGTCTCTCGCGCGGAGGAGCAGTGCCGAGGCCGTCGCGGGCGCCAACACGGCGGCGGTGATGACGAGCCAGTCCACGGGCCCTCGTGCGCGGGGGACATTGTAGGTCGCGGCCTGCACGAAGGTGAGACATGCATCCGCGGCGGTGAGCCCCACCAGCGCGGTGGCCAGCCCCTCCCGCCAGCGGCGCACCAGGGAGAAGAGCCCCGCCGCCAGCGCCACGTCGAACAGCACCCAACCCCACTGCACGCTCATGGAGGGAAACCACTGCGCTGTCGCGGGCAGCGCGAGCATCGCCGTCCAGGGCACGAGCAGCACGGCCAGCGCATGCACCAGGAGGCGGGGCCGCCTCAACAGCGTGGCTAGACCGAAGCGCACGAGGCCCCCTCGCGCGAAGGCGCGAAGTGCGTCGTACATGGCCAGGGCTCCGCCACGGGGCTCGGGATAGGCGAGATAGAGGGGCACCCAGCTGTCCGGGCGGAACTTCGCCTTGAAGGCGCGCAGGCCCTCGAAGTCGAACAGGGGTCTGCCGCATGTGCGGGCCAATCGCAGCCATGGACGCACGGGTCCCGCGAGGGGGGCCAGGCCGAGCGTCACGTAGCGACGGCCCTCGGCGGCGGCGGCGCGCATGGCGGCGTCGACCAGGGCTTCCGCGGTGCCATTGGGGGCCTCGGGGTCTCTCAGGAGGTCCTGGAGGAACCAGCCGTCACGCGCGTAGACGGGGGAGACCAGGAGGAAGCCCACGAACTGGCCCTTCACCTCCGCGGCGAAGGCGCGTCGCTCGCGTGCGAAGGTGTCCGGGGACAGCCGCACGAGGAAGCCCATGGGGGCCATGCGGCGCGACGCGAGCCAGCGCTGCTTCAATCGCTCCAGCGCCTGGCGTGTGGGGTGCGACTCATCCTCCAGGTCCGCCGCTGGAATCTCGCGCACCACCACCCCGTGCGAGCGCGCGCGGCGGAGCTGCTCACGCAGGCTGCGACTGCCACGCACCACGGTGTCCCAGCGCGAGGGCTCCCACACGGGCTGCTCGCCGATGGCGAGTGACTCCATGGGAGCCCACTGGGTCAGCCGAGGCTCGGTGGCGAAGAAGCACACGCGCCTGCCCGCGCGGCGAGCCGCGTCCTGGAAGCCCTGGACCGCACGAGAGAGAGAATCCTCCGAGGTGATGGGTGCACCCGCCGCGACCCACGCGCCCCCTGTGTCCACGTAGGCGACGAAGGCGTCTCCCGCGGGGTCGAACCAGTAGCGGAAGCCCGGCATCAGCACCTGGAAGGACGTGGCGTTCCAACCGAACCGGCGCAGCAGCTCCAGCGCCCGCGCTCGCTCCTCGTCACTCCCTGACTCCCCTACGGCGACCATGTACCTCGGACTCCTCGTGCAGGACGTGGCTCAGCGTCCCATCAAGTCTCGACCCGTGAAGAGGTGATGACAAGGCGAGATGACGGACAGGCACTGCCTCGACTGGGTGCCCCCGGAGTCACTTCATGGGCAACGTCGATGATGAGCCCTCCTTGCATTTGCAGGCTCTGCGCCCGAACACAAACGCGCAGCCCGACGGTGTCAGGAGTCCCGGGCAACCCATCGCCCACCCTCTCTACTCACCGAGGCCAGCGATACCGCGCCAGCTTGCATTCCAGACTTAGCAGAGTTACCTCGTTTTATTCGTGCGACGCCCCCAACACATGCTCCGCACGAGTGTGCTTGTGCTGCTCACCTGCATTGGGTGCGGGTCGGCCACCGTTGGCGCGTCCGCAGGAGCGCTTCCCGCAACCGCGCGATGGGTCGGGCCTACCCTTCCGTCACCCGACGGTGGGACGGTGCAGACAGTCATCTACTACGGCCCGTGGAGCTGCAATGCCACGTACATGGCGCAGTGCGAGCGACGATGCGCAGCGGAGGGCCATTCGCTGCTGGGCTGCATCTGGGTGGCGGACATCAAGGGAGACTGGACAGGACGCTTCCTGGGGCTTCCCGCCAAGGCAGGGACTCGTCATGGAGTGAAACACTGTTGCTGCAGTTACCCAGAAGTGGGGAACACCGAGGACCTCCGGCGGCTCTGGGACAATGCTCGCAGGGGGTTCAGGCGAGACTGGGCCACGGAGTTCGGTTCATGGCCCCAATCCGGTGGGCGCAACTGGCCTGGCCATCACATCCACGACCTGCTCCATGGGGGCGCCCCTGTCGCGCGAAACAACGTCCTTCCAGTTCCAGACGATGTCCACAAACTCCTCAACGATGCCTACCCAGCCTGCTACTCCAGAGACCCACGGTGGCTCGGAGTGGGCCCCATGAAGCCGTACGTGGACTGACGATGACGATGGATGAACTCCTCGGCGAACTCTCACGCGCCCACCACCCTCACCCGCCAGCAACCTCGGCGGAGATTGCCGAATTCGAGTCACGCGTCGGCTGGAAGCTCGACGACGCGCTGCGAGCGTTCTACCTCCACTGCAACGGCGCCGAGCTCTTCGAGCCTCTCCCCGATGCGCGCTACATCATCCTTCCCCTCGCGAAGATTCGGCGCGCTCGCGTCGCGATATTCGGACGGGATGAGGACTCCGCAGGGCCGCCTGACTTGTGGACGCTCGTTGATGCCCAGGACGGCGAGTGGGCACTCCTGGACACAAGCGCTGGCTCCGGTCCGTATCCACTCCTCGACGCGTGGCACGAGACCTTCCCCAACCGGTGCCGCCCCATCGCCACTTCGTTCCGCGAGTTCCTCGCACGTGCCCTCGCGGGAGGGGACCAGCTCTACTGGCTCAACGAAGACGGACCGCCCGAGTCCTGAACCCGGCTACGTGTCGTCGCCCCCGTCCTCCTCGGCCGCCTCCGCGCTGGCGGCGGGCGTGCGGCCCAGGAGCCGGTCGATGTCTC
This window contains:
- a CDS encoding DUF2156 domain-containing protein codes for the protein MVAVGESGSDEERARALELLRRFGWNATSFQVLMPGFRYWFDPAGDAFVAYVDTGGAWVAAGAPITSEDSLSRAVQGFQDAARRAGRRVCFFATEPRLTQWAPMESLAIGEQPVWEPSRWDTVVRGSRSLREQLRRARSHGVVVREIPAADLEDESHPTRQALERLKQRWLASRRMAPMGFLVRLSPDTFARERRAFAAEVKGQFVGFLLVSPVYARDGWFLQDLLRDPEAPNGTAEALVDAAMRAAAAEGRRYVTLGLAPLAGPVRPWLRLARTCGRPLFDFEGLRAFKAKFRPDSWVPLYLAYPEPRGGALAMYDALRAFARGGLVRFGLATLLRRPRLLVHALAVLLVPWTAMLALPATAQWFPSMSVQWGWVLFDVALAAGLFSLVRRWREGLATALVGLTAADACLTFVQAATYNVPRARGPVDWLVITAAVLAPATASALLLRARDFRLPAR
- a CDS encoding SMI1/KNR4 family protein, with protein sequence MTMDELLGELSRAHHPHPPATSAEIAEFESRVGWKLDDALRAFYLHCNGAELFEPLPDARYIILPLAKIRRARVAIFGRDEDSAGPPDLWTLVDAQDGEWALLDTSAGSGPYPLLDAWHETFPNRCRPIATSFREFLARALAGGDQLYWLNEDGPPES